A region from the Pseudomonas sp. KU26590 genome encodes:
- the accC gene encoding acetyl-CoA carboxylase biotin carboxylase subunit, with translation MLEKVLIANRGEIALRILRACKELGIKTVAVHSTADRELMHLGLADETVCIGPAPANLSYLNIPAIISAAELTGATAIHPGYGFLAENADFAEQVEKSGFAFIGPKAETIRLMGDKVSAKDAMKLANVPTVPGSDGPLPEDEETALRIGREVGYPVIIKAAGGGGGRGMRVVHKEEDLIEAAKQTRAEAAAWFSNPMVYLEKYLTNPRHVEVQVLSDGQGHAIHLGDRDCSLQRRHQKVLEEAPAPFIDEQARKDVFAACVKACIDIGYRGAGTFEFLYENGRFYFIEMNTRVQVEHPVSEMVTGIDIVKEMLSIAAGNKLSFTQDDVVIHGHSLECRINAEDPKTFVPSPGLVKHFHAPGGNGVRVDSHLYSGYKVPSNYDSLIGKLITWGATRDEAMARMRNALDEIVVDGIKTNIPLHRDLTRDEGFCEGGVNIHYLEHKLAADKH, from the coding sequence ATGTTGGAAAAAGTCCTGATCGCCAACCGCGGCGAAATCGCCTTGCGCATCTTGCGTGCCTGTAAAGAACTGGGCATCAAGACCGTCGCGGTCCATTCCACGGCAGACCGTGAGCTGATGCACCTTGGCCTGGCAGACGAAACCGTCTGCATCGGCCCGGCGCCAGCCAATCTGTCGTACCTGAACATTCCGGCCATTATCTCGGCTGCGGAGCTGACCGGCGCCACGGCGATCCACCCGGGCTACGGTTTCCTCGCGGAAAACGCAGACTTTGCCGAGCAGGTCGAGAAATCCGGCTTCGCCTTCATCGGCCCCAAGGCCGAAACCATTCGCCTGATGGGCGACAAGGTTTCCGCCAAAGACGCCATGAAGCTCGCCAACGTGCCAACCGTCCCCGGTTCAGATGGCCCGTTGCCGGAAGACGAAGAAACCGCGCTGCGCATTGGCCGTGAAGTCGGCTATCCGGTGATCATCAAGGCCGCTGGCGGCGGCGGTGGTCGCGGCATGCGCGTGGTGCACAAGGAAGAAGACCTGATCGAAGCGGCCAAGCAGACTCGCGCTGAAGCGGCTGCCTGGTTCAGCAACCCGATGGTCTACCTGGAAAAATACCTGACCAACCCACGTCACGTGGAAGTCCAGGTGCTTTCCGACGGCCAGGGCCATGCAATCCATCTGGGCGACCGTGACTGCTCGCTGCAGCGTCGTCACCAGAAGGTTCTGGAAGAAGCGCCGGCACCGTTCATCGACGAACAAGCCCGCAAGGACGTGTTCGCGGCCTGTGTCAAAGCGTGCATCGACATCGGTTACCGTGGCGCCGGCACGTTCGAGTTCCTGTACGAGAACGGCCGTTTCTACTTCATCGAAATGAACACCCGTGTTCAGGTGGAGCACCCGGTTTCGGAGATGGTCACCGGCATCGACATCGTCAAGGAAATGCTCAGCATCGCCGCTGGCAACAAACTGTCGTTTACCCAGGATGACGTCGTCATCCACGGGCATTCGCTGGAGTGCCGGATCAATGCTGAAGACCCGAAGACGTTTGTTCCGAGCCCGGGTCTGGTCAAGCATTTCCACGCGCCAGGCGGTAATGGCGTGCGTGTGGATTCGCACCTGTACAGCGGCTACAAGGTTCCGTCCAACTACGACTCCTTGATCGGCAAGCTGATCACCTGGGGCGCAACCCGCGACGAAGCCATGGCGCGCATGCGTAACGCACTGGACGAAATCGTGGTCGACGGGATCAAGACCAACATCCCTCTGCACCGTGATCTGACCCGCGATGAAGGCTTCTGCGAAGGCGGCGTCAACATCCATTACCTGGAACACAAGCTGGCCGCTGACAAGCATTGA